AACCGATTTTGCTTTTTTACAAACAAAACCAACTTATAAAAGAAAGTGATTCTTTATTTAATGGTGATTCTATTGTTATGAAAAAACTCGCTCCTAGTTCATTTATTTTTCAAGATTTATTTAAGCAAATCGATTTAGACATTCCTAAAGACGGTCGTAAAAATTTCAAGCTAACGAAAAACGGTAAGGAAACGACCTTTGATGAAAAAATCAATGAGAATGACAGACTAAAAATTGAATGGTTTTAAAAACAAATGAACGAAAAGAGCAAGGAGATACTCCCTGCTCTTTTCATTATTCATCTTTAGATTCATTTGGTAAAGGAATGTAATTAGAATCTTGATTTAATTGCTCGCTATTTTCCTCATTACTCCCTCCATTTTTTTGAACAAAAGAATTAGAAATATCTACAACTTTTCCTTTTGCTTTTTGAGCAAGTTCACTACTCGCCGATTGAGCCTGTGTTGTCCAATCACTCGTTTTCTTTTTAATATCTGTAGAATTTAAATCTTCTCTTAACTCTTTCCCGCTCTTAGGAGCAAATAACAATGCTACAAGCGCACCTATGAGACCTCCGAGAAACGCACCGAATAAAAATCCACCTTCATCTTGTTTTTTTTTCGCCATTATTCAATATCCCCTTTCAAAATTAAGAAAAGCGCAAGCGCCCGTCTAGCGACGCAGGTGCTTATAGACCCCCGCATGAGATAAAGGAAACACGAAAAGCCGGAAAGCGGAGGATCTACTAAATTCAGCCACGTCCTGTGGCAACGTAGATCCACCTCCCTCCTGGAGGCGTCTCCGTTGACTTATCGTAGAGAAATGGAACATCATCTAAAGGCGCCCACGTCCTGTGGGCAACGATGATGCTAGCACCTCCTGTGCGTCGAAAGCGCTACCCGTCGCTGGGCGCTGGAGCTAGACAACGATGAAAGCACTGTCTTATTAAGGACAAAGTTTATGCTTTCTGATCTTATAAAAAAGAATAATCAAGACTTCTGTATCTTCACTCAGATTTTGATTTTTTATTTTTCACTTTGTCCCAAATATCAATAAAAACATTACTCCATTGAATAACTTGAGATACTTTTTCCTTATTTTGATGGACTTGGTTTGAAACTGATGTGGATGCTCTTTGCAAAGAGTCATTAAAACTTTGAACGGTTGTTCCAACATCTTTAATTCCATCTACTAAAACATTTAATCTTTCTGATTTTTGTTGAACATCTTCTGCTAGAGCATTTGTTTTATGTAATAATGAAGTTGTCTCGGTTGTAATGCCCTGTAATTGCTTTTCCATCCCTTCTAAAGTACCTGAAACTTGATTTAAGGTATTTGACATAGATTTTAAAGCTTTTGCTAAGTACACCACTAACACAGTAAATGCGACTGCAATAAGAGCCACGCTTAAATATAATATGATTATCATCCTTACACCACCTAATTCACTTAATTCACTATTTCCCAATAACTAATTTTGTATACATTTCCCTAGTCCTTCGACAAATTCCTCCTCACTTCCTCTATAAAAGTGAAAAAATTTTATATTCTTCCTATAAAACGATACAATATAATTGTACATAAGAAAAGCGTAAGCGCCTTGGTATGATACAAACTACCTTAATAAAGGTCTCTATGCTTGATGCAAACTAAAAGGAGGTTATTTAAAATGAAAGATCCACGTATACAAAAACTAGCCCACTCTTTAATAAACTATTCGGTAAACCTACAAGAAGGTGAAAAAGTATTAATAGAGAACTTTGGTATAGAGCGTGATCTTGTAACCGCATTAGTAGATGAAGCCTATAAAGCTGGAGGGAATCCATTTGTTCTATTAAAGGATCATACCATTGATCGTGCACTTTTAATGGGAGCAAAAAATGACCAATTTGATAAGATAGCAGATTTTGAAGCTAATGTTATGTCTCAAATGGACGGATACATTGGCTTACGTTCTGGGAATAATATTAATGAATTATCGGATGTTCCAGCTGAGAAGCTGAAAATTCATGGTGAAACAATTATGGATAAAGTCCATCGTAAAATCCGTGTTCCTAAAACAAAATGGGTTGTTCTTCGTTACCCTACGGCTTCCATGGCTCAACTTGCAAAAATGAGCACGGAAGCATTTGAAGACTTTTACTTTAATGTATGTACCCTCGATTATAGTAAAATGGATAA
This portion of the Bacillus carboniphilus genome encodes:
- a CDS encoding YtxH domain-containing protein; translation: MAKKKQDEGGFLFGAFLGGLIGALVALLFAPKSGKELREDLNSTDIKKKTSDWTTQAQSASSELAQKAKGKVVDISNSFVQKNGGSNEENSEQLNQDSNYIPLPNESKDE
- a CDS encoding DUF948 domain-containing protein, coding for MIIILYLSVALIAVAFTVLVVYLAKALKSMSNTLNQVSGTLEGMEKQLQGITTETTSLLHKTNALAEDVQQKSERLNVLVDGIKDVGTTVQSFNDSLQRASTSVSNQVHQNKEKVSQVIQWSNVFIDIWDKVKNKKSKSE